In the Theobroma cacao cultivar B97-61/B2 chromosome 1, Criollo_cocoa_genome_V2, whole genome shotgun sequence genome, one interval contains:
- the LOC18613977 gene encoding dynamin-related protein 1B isoform X3 produces the protein MHLPRKKFTDFAAVRKEISDETDRETGRTKQISSVPIHLSIFSPNVVNLTLVDLPGLTKVAVEGQPESIVQDIENMVRAFIEKPNCIILAISPANQDLATSDAIKISREVDPKGERTFGVLTKIDLMDQGTNAVDILEGKSYKLQFPWIGVVNRSQADINKSVDMIAARRREREYFQNSPEYSHLANRMGSEHLGKMLSKHLELVIKSRLPGLQSLISKTIIDLEAELSRLGKPIAADAGGKLYMIMEICRAFDQNFKEHLDGVRPGGDKVYGVFDNQLPAALKRLQFDKHLSMDNVRKLITEADGYQPHLIAPEQGYRRLIESCLVSIRGPAEAAVDAVHSILKDLVNKAMAETMELKQYPTLRVEVRNAAIESLERLREESKRATLQLVDMECGYLTVEFFRKLPQDIEKGGNPTHSVFDRYNDSYLRRVGSTVLSYVNMTCASLRNSIPKSVVYCQVREAKRSLLDFFFTELGKKETKQLAKLLDEDPAVMQRRTNLAKRLELYRSAQAEIDTVAWSK, from the exons ATGCACCTTCCTAGAAAGAAATTCACCGATTTTG CTGCGGTTAGGAAGGAGATTTCTGATGAGACAGATCGAGAAACTGGCCGTACCAAACAAATTTCTAGCGTTCCGATCCATCTCAGTATCTTCTCTCCTAATG TGGTGAACTTGACATTGGTTGATCTCCCTGGACTTACAAAAGTAGCTGTTG AGGGACAACCTGAAAGCATCGTGCAAGACATTGAGAATATGGTTCGGGCATTTATCGAAAAG CCCAACTGTATCATCCTGGCAATTTCTCCTGCCAATCAAGATCTTGCTACTTCTGATGCAATAAAAATTTCACGTGAGGTTGACCCTAAAG GAGAGAGGACATTTGGAGTTTTAACGAAGATTGATCTGATGGACCAGGGTACCAATGCAGTTGAT ATTCTGGAAGGAAAATCATATAAGCTACAGTTTCCATGGATTGGTGTTGTTAACCGCTCTCAAGCTGACATTAACAAGAGTGTTGATATGATTGCTGCTCGAcgtagagagagagaatattttcaaaatagcCCGGAGTATAGTCACCTTGCTAACAGGATGGGTTCTGAGCACTTAGGAAAGATGCTTTCTAag CACTTGGAACTGGTGATAAAGTCTCGACTTCCTGGTCTTCAGTCTCTTATTAGCAAGACTATAATTGATCTGGAGGCAGAACTGAGCCGTCTTGGGAAGCCTATTGCTGCTGATGCTGGA GGGAAGTTATATATGATAATGGAAATCTGTCGAGCTTTTGACCAAAACTTTAAAGAACATCTTGATGGCGT ACGCCCTGGAGGTGATAAAGTATATGGTGTATTTGATAACCAACTTCCTGCTGCTTTGAAGAGGTTACAATTTGATAAACATCTTTCAATGGATAATGTGCGCAAGTTAATTACTGAAGCTGATGGATACCAACCACATCTGATAGCTCCTGAGCAAGGATATCGCCGTCTTATAGAATCTTGTTTAGTATCTATTAGAGGTCCTGCTGAAGCAGCTGTTGATGCG GTTCATTCTATACTAAAGGACCTTGTTAACAAGGCTATGGCTGAGACAATG GAACTTAAGCAGTATCCCACTTTAAGAGTGGAAGTAAGGAATGCTGCTATTGAATCATTGGAAAGACTGAGGGAAGAAAGCAAGAGAGCAACTCTACAGCTAGTTGATATGGAATGTGGTTACCTGACTGTTGAATTTTTCCGGAAACTTCCTCAAGATATTGAGAAGGGTGGAAATCCTACACATTCAGTTTTTGATAGATATAACGATTCCTATCTTCGACGAGTTG GTAGCACTGTCCTGTCCTACGTCAATATGACTTGTGCAAGTTTGAGAAACTCTATCCCAAAGTCAGTTGTCTATTGTCAAGTCCGCGAGGCCAAACGCAGCTTGCTTGACTTCTTCTTCACTGAACTGGGTAAAAAAGAG ACAAAGCAGTTGGCTAAGTTGCTGGATGAGGATCCAGCAGTTATGCAGCGTCGTACCAACCTTGCAAAGAGACTGGAGTTGTACAGGAGCGCCCAAGCAGAGATCGATACAGTTGCCTGGTCGAAGTAG
- the LOC18613980 gene encoding uncharacterized protein LOC18613980, whose protein sequence is MEWSATSATKAYLETIQLCNNLNKLSDSWKTREPGSSEFISALAAGMKSKLIVEVKSSVSPSTIALATAAKHTGARFVCILPETALLEAKKETKDSGLIDIVEFKTGDPTEILQNYEKIDFSLVDCKNDDYPKLLKMINVNPKKAVVVANNLASDKEGFGGHVKGMKDKVTVRSMKHPIGKGMEITTIGRTNKSERRDRGGGGLLGAERRGIPMKKTASANSKWIVRVDEESGEEHIFRPPRSL, encoded by the exons ATGGAATGGTCTGCAACATCCGCTACAAAAGCATATCTCGAGACCATCCAATTG TGTAATAATCTGAACAAGCTAAGTGACTCATGGAAAACACGAGAGCCTGGAAGCAGTGAGTTCATATCAGCCTTAGCAGCTGGCATGAAATCAAAACTGATAGTGGAGGTTAAATCTAGTGTATCACCATCCACAATAGCATTAGCCACCGCTGCAAAACATACTGGGGCCAGGTTCGTCTGCATTCTCCCGGAGACTGCCCTTCTtgaagcaaaaaaagaaactaaagaTTCAGGTCTAATAGACATTGTAGAATTTAAAACCGGAGACCCCACTGAGATTCtgcaaaattatgaaaaaattgatttttctttggtGGATTGCAAGAATGATGACTACCCAAAGTTGTTAAAGATGATAAATGTTAATCCGAAAAAGGCAGTAGTAGTGGCTAACAACTTGGCGAGTGACAAGGAAGGCTTCGGAGGTCATGTCAAAGGAATGAAGGATAAGGTTACAGTGAGGTCTATGAAGCATCCCATTGGGAAAGGAATGGAAATTACTACTATTGGAAGAACCAATAAAAGTGAAAGGCGAGATCGGGGTGGTGGAGGTCTGTTAGGAGCAGAAAGAAGGGGCATTCCCATGAAGAAGACTGCTAGTGCTAACAGCAAATGGATCGTTAGAGTTGATGAGGAGAGTGGTGAGGAACATATATTCAGGCCGCCAAGATCTCTTTAG
- the LOC18613977 gene encoding dynamin-related protein 1B isoform X2, whose translation MENLITLVNKIQRACTALGDHGEESALPTLWDSLPSIAVVGGQSSGKSSVLESIVGKDFLPRGAGIVTRRPLVLQLHRIDEGKEYAEFMHLPRKKFTDFAAVRKEISDETDRETGRTKQISSVPIHLSIFSPNVVNLTLVDLPGLTKVAVEGQPESIVQDIENMVRAFIEKPNCIILAISPANQDLATSDAIKISREVDPKGERTFGVLTKIDLMDQGTNAVDILEGKSYKLQFPWIGVVNRSQADINKSVDMIAARRREREYFQNSPEYSHLANRMGSEHLGKMLSKHLELVIKSRLPGLQSLISKTIIDLEAELSRLGKPIAADAGGKLYMIMEICRAFDQNFKEHLDGVRPGGDKVYGVFDNQLPAALKRLQFDKHLSMDNVRKLITEADGYQPHLIAPEQGYRRLIESCLVSIRGPAEAAVDAELKQYPTLRVEVRNAAIESLERLREESKRATLQLVDMECGYLTVEFFRKLPQDIEKGGNPTHSVFDRYNDSYLRRVGSTVLSYVNMTCASLRNSIPKSVVYCQVREAKRSLLDFFFTELGKKETKQLAKLLDEDPAVMQRRTNLAKRLELYRSAQAEIDTVAWSK comes from the exons ATGGAGAACCTGATAACATTGGTGAACAAGATACAGAGAGCGTGTACGGCGCTTGGCGATCACGGCGAAGAAAGCGCGTTGCCCACCCTTTGGGATTCCTTGCCTTCCATCGCCGTCGTCGGTGGTCAA AGTTCTGGAAAGTCATCTGTGCTGGAGAGTATCGTTGGAAAAGATTTTTTACCTCGTGGCGCAG GGATTGTTACAAGGCGGCCTCTCGTCTTGCAACTTCATAGGATagatgaaggaaaagaatatGCAGAGTTCATGCACCTTCCTAGAAAGAAATTCACCGATTTTG CTGCGGTTAGGAAGGAGATTTCTGATGAGACAGATCGAGAAACTGGCCGTACCAAACAAATTTCTAGCGTTCCGATCCATCTCAGTATCTTCTCTCCTAATG TGGTGAACTTGACATTGGTTGATCTCCCTGGACTTACAAAAGTAGCTGTTG AGGGACAACCTGAAAGCATCGTGCAAGACATTGAGAATATGGTTCGGGCATTTATCGAAAAG CCCAACTGTATCATCCTGGCAATTTCTCCTGCCAATCAAGATCTTGCTACTTCTGATGCAATAAAAATTTCACGTGAGGTTGACCCTAAAG GAGAGAGGACATTTGGAGTTTTAACGAAGATTGATCTGATGGACCAGGGTACCAATGCAGTTGAT ATTCTGGAAGGAAAATCATATAAGCTACAGTTTCCATGGATTGGTGTTGTTAACCGCTCTCAAGCTGACATTAACAAGAGTGTTGATATGATTGCTGCTCGAcgtagagagagagaatattttcaaaatagcCCGGAGTATAGTCACCTTGCTAACAGGATGGGTTCTGAGCACTTAGGAAAGATGCTTTCTAag CACTTGGAACTGGTGATAAAGTCTCGACTTCCTGGTCTTCAGTCTCTTATTAGCAAGACTATAATTGATCTGGAGGCAGAACTGAGCCGTCTTGGGAAGCCTATTGCTGCTGATGCTGGA GGGAAGTTATATATGATAATGGAAATCTGTCGAGCTTTTGACCAAAACTTTAAAGAACATCTTGATGGCGT ACGCCCTGGAGGTGATAAAGTATATGGTGTATTTGATAACCAACTTCCTGCTGCTTTGAAGAGGTTACAATTTGATAAACATCTTTCAATGGATAATGTGCGCAAGTTAATTACTGAAGCTGATGGATACCAACCACATCTGATAGCTCCTGAGCAAGGATATCGCCGTCTTATAGAATCTTGTTTAGTATCTATTAGAGGTCCTGCTGAAGCAGCTGTTGATGCG GAACTTAAGCAGTATCCCACTTTAAGAGTGGAAGTAAGGAATGCTGCTATTGAATCATTGGAAAGACTGAGGGAAGAAAGCAAGAGAGCAACTCTACAGCTAGTTGATATGGAATGTGGTTACCTGACTGTTGAATTTTTCCGGAAACTTCCTCAAGATATTGAGAAGGGTGGAAATCCTACACATTCAGTTTTTGATAGATATAACGATTCCTATCTTCGACGAGTTG GTAGCACTGTCCTGTCCTACGTCAATATGACTTGTGCAAGTTTGAGAAACTCTATCCCAAAGTCAGTTGTCTATTGTCAAGTCCGCGAGGCCAAACGCAGCTTGCTTGACTTCTTCTTCACTGAACTGGGTAAAAAAGAG ACAAAGCAGTTGGCTAAGTTGCTGGATGAGGATCCAGCAGTTATGCAGCGTCGTACCAACCTTGCAAAGAGACTGGAGTTGTACAGGAGCGCCCAAGCAGAGATCGATACAGTTGCCTGGTCGAAGTAG
- the LOC18613978 gene encoding O-acyltransferase WSD1, translated as MESRNGFRWRKQGLKPIETKTGSKGEEENKSSSGQRTAEEEPLSPSARLFHEPNFNVYIIATLGCKTRIYPDVVKANLGHTLLKHPRFSSLQVEDEENKGEMKWVRTEVDLERHVVVPDLDPNMDLPDKFLEDYIYNLSKTTIDKSQPLWDLHLLNLRTSQSEAVGVFRIHHSLGDGTSLMSLLLACTRQMNDPLALPTIPIRKKQGRKNDRRGFWRIMFMLCSVFQVFWNSVVDVFMFMATALLLKDTENPFKGLPGVEFTPRRIVYGTVSLDDIKLVKNAMNTTVNDVALGITQAGLSRYINRIYGGNKNDGAAIEMDNLPKSIRLRSTLLVNIRPSAGIQALADMMEKDAEAKWGNWIGYVLLPFTIAIRDDPLDYVRDAKATIDRKKRSLEAIYTFSIAELVLKLFGVKAASALSHRIMSHTTMCFSNLVGPLEEIGFYGHPIVFLAPSSYGQPHALMINFQSYIDKMTIVLSVDEGTIPNPHQLCDDIVESLGLIKDAVVTRGLV; from the exons ATGGAATCTAGGAACGGTTTCAGATGGAGAAAGCAAGGTCTCAAACCGATCGAAACGAAAACAGGAAGCaaaggagaagaagagaaTAAGAGTAGTAGCGGCCAAAGAACAGCAGAAGAAGAGCCATTAAGCCCGTCAGCTCGTCTGTTTCACGAACCAAACTTCAACGTGTATATTATAGCCACCTTGGGGTGCAAGACCAGAATTTACCCGGATGTTGTCAAAGCCAACTTGGGCCATACTTTGCTTAAACACCCTCGTTTCTCTAGTTTGCAG GTCGAGGACGAGGAGAATAAGGGAGAAATGAAATGGGTTCGAACAGAAGTGGATTTGGAAAGGCATGTTGTTGTTCCAGACCTGGACCCAAACATGGACTTACCAGACAAATTCCTTGAGGATTACATCTACAACCTGAGCAAGACCACCATTGACAAATCGCAGCCTCTCTGGGACCTCCATCTGCTCAACTTAAGAACCTCACAATCCGAGGCAGTTGGTGTTTTCAGGATCCATCACTCGCTTGGCGATGGCACTTCTTTAATGTCTCTCCTGCTCGCTTGTACTCGCCAAATGAATGATCCTCTGGCTTTGCCTACCATTCCGATCAGGAAGAAGCAAGGGAGGAAGAATGATCGTAGAGGGTTTTGGAGGATTATGTTCATGCTTTGCTCAGTTTTTCAGGTGTTTTGGAATAGTGTCGTTGACGTTTTCATGTTTATGGCAACGGCATTGCTCTTGAAAGATACGGAGAACCCTTTCAAGGGTCTGCCAGGAGTTGAGTTCACTCCTCGGCGAATTGTCTACGGGACAGTTAGCTTGGATGACATCAAGTTGGTGAAGAATGCAATGAACACT ACCGTAAACGATGTTGCTTTGGGAATCACACAGGCGGGTTTGTCACGCTATATCAACAGAATATATG GCGGGAATAAGAATGATGGGGCAGCAATAGAAATGGATAATCTTCCAAAGAGTATTCGCCTCCGATCAACTCTGCTCGTCAACATAAGACCATCTGCAGGAATCCAA GCTTTAGCAGATATGATGGAGAAGGATGCTGAAGCAAAGTGGGGCAACTGGATTGGTTACGTTCTCCTCCCCTTCACCATTGCAATTCGGGATGATCCATTAGATTATGTTCGTGATGCTAAGGCCACAATTGACAGAAAGAAACGCTCCCTTGAAGCTATATACACTTTCTCCATTGCCGAATTAGTGCTCAAGCTTTTTGGAGTCAAG GCAGCAAGTGCTCTGTCCCACAGAATTATGTCTCACACAACAATGTGCTTCTCGAATCTGGTTGGACCTCTGGAGGAAATTGGTTTTTATGGACATCCCATTGTTTTCCTTGCTCCTAGTTCTTATGGTCAACCTCAT GCATTGATGATCAACTTCCAGAGCTATATCGACAAGATGACCATTGTTCTGTCGGTGGATGAAGGAACTATACCAAACCCTCACCAGCTATGCGATGACATCGTGGAATCACTCGGGCTAATCAAGGATGCAGTCGTGACCAGGGGGCTTGTCTAG
- the LOC18613977 gene encoding dynamin-related protein 1B isoform X1, which yields MENLITLVNKIQRACTALGDHGEESALPTLWDSLPSIAVVGGQSSGKSSVLESIVGKDFLPRGAGIVTRRPLVLQLHRIDEGKEYAEFMHLPRKKFTDFAAVRKEISDETDRETGRTKQISSVPIHLSIFSPNVVNLTLVDLPGLTKVAVEGQPESIVQDIENMVRAFIEKPNCIILAISPANQDLATSDAIKISREVDPKGERTFGVLTKIDLMDQGTNAVDILEGKSYKLQFPWIGVVNRSQADINKSVDMIAARRREREYFQNSPEYSHLANRMGSEHLGKMLSKHLELVIKSRLPGLQSLISKTIIDLEAELSRLGKPIAADAGGKLYMIMEICRAFDQNFKEHLDGVRPGGDKVYGVFDNQLPAALKRLQFDKHLSMDNVRKLITEADGYQPHLIAPEQGYRRLIESCLVSIRGPAEAAVDAVHSILKDLVNKAMAETMELKQYPTLRVEVRNAAIESLERLREESKRATLQLVDMECGYLTVEFFRKLPQDIEKGGNPTHSVFDRYNDSYLRRVGSTVLSYVNMTCASLRNSIPKSVVYCQVREAKRSLLDFFFTELGKKETKQLAKLLDEDPAVMQRRTNLAKRLELYRSAQAEIDTVAWSK from the exons ATGGAGAACCTGATAACATTGGTGAACAAGATACAGAGAGCGTGTACGGCGCTTGGCGATCACGGCGAAGAAAGCGCGTTGCCCACCCTTTGGGATTCCTTGCCTTCCATCGCCGTCGTCGGTGGTCAA AGTTCTGGAAAGTCATCTGTGCTGGAGAGTATCGTTGGAAAAGATTTTTTACCTCGTGGCGCAG GGATTGTTACAAGGCGGCCTCTCGTCTTGCAACTTCATAGGATagatgaaggaaaagaatatGCAGAGTTCATGCACCTTCCTAGAAAGAAATTCACCGATTTTG CTGCGGTTAGGAAGGAGATTTCTGATGAGACAGATCGAGAAACTGGCCGTACCAAACAAATTTCTAGCGTTCCGATCCATCTCAGTATCTTCTCTCCTAATG TGGTGAACTTGACATTGGTTGATCTCCCTGGACTTACAAAAGTAGCTGTTG AGGGACAACCTGAAAGCATCGTGCAAGACATTGAGAATATGGTTCGGGCATTTATCGAAAAG CCCAACTGTATCATCCTGGCAATTTCTCCTGCCAATCAAGATCTTGCTACTTCTGATGCAATAAAAATTTCACGTGAGGTTGACCCTAAAG GAGAGAGGACATTTGGAGTTTTAACGAAGATTGATCTGATGGACCAGGGTACCAATGCAGTTGAT ATTCTGGAAGGAAAATCATATAAGCTACAGTTTCCATGGATTGGTGTTGTTAACCGCTCTCAAGCTGACATTAACAAGAGTGTTGATATGATTGCTGCTCGAcgtagagagagagaatattttcaaaatagcCCGGAGTATAGTCACCTTGCTAACAGGATGGGTTCTGAGCACTTAGGAAAGATGCTTTCTAag CACTTGGAACTGGTGATAAAGTCTCGACTTCCTGGTCTTCAGTCTCTTATTAGCAAGACTATAATTGATCTGGAGGCAGAACTGAGCCGTCTTGGGAAGCCTATTGCTGCTGATGCTGGA GGGAAGTTATATATGATAATGGAAATCTGTCGAGCTTTTGACCAAAACTTTAAAGAACATCTTGATGGCGT ACGCCCTGGAGGTGATAAAGTATATGGTGTATTTGATAACCAACTTCCTGCTGCTTTGAAGAGGTTACAATTTGATAAACATCTTTCAATGGATAATGTGCGCAAGTTAATTACTGAAGCTGATGGATACCAACCACATCTGATAGCTCCTGAGCAAGGATATCGCCGTCTTATAGAATCTTGTTTAGTATCTATTAGAGGTCCTGCTGAAGCAGCTGTTGATGCG GTTCATTCTATACTAAAGGACCTTGTTAACAAGGCTATGGCTGAGACAATG GAACTTAAGCAGTATCCCACTTTAAGAGTGGAAGTAAGGAATGCTGCTATTGAATCATTGGAAAGACTGAGGGAAGAAAGCAAGAGAGCAACTCTACAGCTAGTTGATATGGAATGTGGTTACCTGACTGTTGAATTTTTCCGGAAACTTCCTCAAGATATTGAGAAGGGTGGAAATCCTACACATTCAGTTTTTGATAGATATAACGATTCCTATCTTCGACGAGTTG GTAGCACTGTCCTGTCCTACGTCAATATGACTTGTGCAAGTTTGAGAAACTCTATCCCAAAGTCAGTTGTCTATTGTCAAGTCCGCGAGGCCAAACGCAGCTTGCTTGACTTCTTCTTCACTGAACTGGGTAAAAAAGAG ACAAAGCAGTTGGCTAAGTTGCTGGATGAGGATCCAGCAGTTATGCAGCGTCGTACCAACCTTGCAAAGAGACTGGAGTTGTACAGGAGCGCCCAAGCAGAGATCGATACAGTTGCCTGGTCGAAGTAG
- the LOC18613981 gene encoding cytochrome b561 and DOMON domain-containing protein At3g61750, whose amino-acid sequence MATPRFWVSFSRILVGLYLLCIFLGPKVFAAADFKEILVEPDSDDPDKGAQFKVLDHDTNDPLANGSISTAGDGDGGRYELCGTDLSFLGPPYGNISTSNMVCSPIWHTFVLRYYQRADNVMTIILSAVYTTGWVGIGFSRNGMMLGSSAMVGWFNRKGQARIKQYYLRGAHASQVIPDKGELPLNNIPPVVALHGAMIYLAFQAKFEHRLGRQPLIVAFGSRYPTHLHLTKHDDKTAVWFDFSQASVLDVDVSQRKNHGILGIMGWGLILPAGAMIARYLKHKDPLWYYLHAGIQFLGFILGLAAVLLGVQLYRSMNADIPAHRGIGIFVLVLSILQIMAFFLRPNKDSKYRRYWNWYHHWFGRMALFFGALNVILGIQLAGAGNDWKIGYGFLLAITLIAVILLEAFSCMRRRDKSGQPPTFQMNPI is encoded by the exons ATGGCAACTCCAAGATTCTGGGTTTCTTTTTCCAGGATTCTTGTTGGGTTATACCTTCTTTGTATCTTCCTAGGACCCAAGGTTTTTGCAGCAGCAGATTTTAAGGAGATCCTGGTGGAGCCTGACAGCGATGATCCAGATAAGGGTGCTCAGTTTAAAGTCCTCGACCATGATACGAATGATCCTTTAGCCAATGGTTCCATTAGTACTGCTGGTGATGGTGATGGTGGAAGATATGAACTTTGTGGTACTGATCTAAGTTTTCTTGGTCCACCTTATGGCAATATATCCACTTCCAATATGGTTTGTTCGCCTATATGGCATACCTTTGTTCTGAGG TATTACCAGAGAGCAGACAATGTCATGACCATCATACTATCAGCAGTCTACACAACTGGATGGGTCGGGATTGGTTTTTCCAGGAACGGAATGATGCTTGGATCCAGTGCCATGGTGGGATGGTTTAATAGGAAAGGTCAGGCAAGAATCAAGCAATACTACTTGCGGGGTGCCCATGCATCGCAAGTCATCCCTGACAAGGGTGAATTGCCACTTAACAATATTCCACCGGTAGTGGCCCTTCATGGGGCCATGATTTACTTGGCATTTCAAGCCAAGTTTGAACATCGTCTTGGTCGGCAACCTCTTATTGTGGCTTTTGGAAGCAGATATCCTACTCACTTGCACCTAACTAAACACGATGATAAAACCGCCGTTTGGTTCGACTTTTCACAAG CGTCTGTTTTAGACGTAGACGTCAGCCAGAGAAAGAATCATGGGATATTGGGAATCATGGGATGGGGTTTGATCCTCCCCGCAGGGGCAATGATAGCGAGATACTTAAAGCACAAAGATCCTCTATGGTATTATCTTCATGCTGGGATCCAATTTCTGGGATTCATCCTAGGACTCGCCGCCGTGCTCCTTGGAGTACAACTTTACAGAAGCATGAACGCTGATATTCCAGCACATAGAGGCATAGGAATCTTTGTGCTTGTGCTTAGCATTCTTCAG ATAATGGCATTTTTTCTACGGCCCAATAAAGATTCCAAGTACCGGCGATACTGGAACTGGTACCACCATTGGTTTGGAAGGATGGCCCTCTTTTTTGGAGCTTTGAATGTAATATTGGGAATTCAATTGGCAGGAGCTGGGAATGACTGGAAGATTGGCTATGGGTTTCTTCTTGCAATAACTCTAATTGCAGTTATTCTTTTAGAAGCATTCTCGTGCATGAGAAGAAGAGACAAGTCTGGTCAGCCTCCAACCTTCCAAATGAATCCAATTTAG
- the LOC18613979 gene encoding pathogenesis-related protein 1C, whose translation MELPNTNTQIFTLFIFLLFQLVPVVFTFPNIPNIINPLRAITQMQAQQIIPNHYLQPQSQSQFRPPAQPQPQPPETEQQQFLNAHNKVRAHVGLTPFVWDDTLASFALSWANRRIPDCRMIHSFGPYGENIFWGGRDHWTAEDAVRLWVKEHRFYDRRTNACLPERLCGHYTQIVWRNSTKLGCARVKCSTGGVFIMCNYDPPGNIMDRNPFAP comes from the coding sequence ATGGAACTCCCAAACACCAACACCCAGATTTTCACACTCTTCATCTTCCTCTTGTTTCAACTCGTCCCCGTCGTTTTCACTTTCCCAAACATACCCAACATAATTAACCCCCTGAGAGCAATAACTCAAATGCAAGCTCAGCAGATCATCCCCAATCACTACCTGCAGCCCCAGTCCCAGTCCCAGTTCCGGCCCCCGGCCCAGCCCCAGCCCCAGCCTCCTGAAACAGAGCAGCAACAATTCCTGAATGCCCACAACAAGGTCCGGGCCCACGTGGGTCTTACCCCTTTCGTCTGGGATGACACCTTGGCCTCCTTCGCTCTCTCGTGGGCGAACAGGCGCATCCCTGACTGCCGTATGATCCATTCGTTTGGGCCCTACGGCGAGAACATCTTCTGGGGGGGCCGAGACCACTGGACTGCGGAGGATGCCGTCAGGTTATGGGTGAAGGAACACAGGTTTTACGATCGGAGGACCAATGCCTGCCTTCCAGAGAGACTCTGCGGTCATTACACACAGATTGTATGGAGGAATTCGACCAAACTAGGATGTGCCAGAGTCAAATGTTCAACCGGTGGCGTTTTTATTATGTGCAACTATGATCCTCCTGGAAATATCATGGATCGAAACCCATTTGCGCCCTAA